One genomic window of Osmia bicornis bicornis chromosome 5, iOsmBic2.1, whole genome shotgun sequence includes the following:
- the LOC123987789 gene encoding uncharacterized protein LOC123987789 → MNGITYVTPDEEYIRQCYNLHGHYICQATIPIAYLRNKPTCETELLTQTTMDSWNMCDVRLTPTFKDLWQPLLYKQDWLFYVKEGKKIYFYCRGRSAGSQYIQGTGILKLKPGCTAITDSTRIRALDTIESTEEFTYAPTISLDITRILPDFGDHHMEAIKQLTNSNISQAQPTNNWPKNEATISLMQLEEKARTLAEHHKTRHPSTNMGPATPRTSIQPINQQRWPSIKDSLS, encoded by the exons ATGAACGGCATAACATACGTCACTCCCGACGAAGAATATATCCGACAATGCTACAACCTCCACGGACACTACATCTGTCAAGCTACGATTCCAATAGCTTATCTGAGGAACAAACCAACCTGTGAGACGGAGCTCTTGACCCAGACAACCATGGACAGCTGGAACATGTGCGACGTCCGCCTGACGCCAACCTTCAAGGACCTTTGGCAACCACTATTATATAAGCAAGATTGGTTGTTCTATGTgaaggaagggaaaaagatATATTTCTACTGTAGGGGCCGGTCAGCTGGTTCACAATACATTCAGGGAACAGGgatcttgaaattaaaaccAGGCTGTACTGCAATAACGGATTCAACAAGAATTCGGGCATTGGATACAATCGAATCGACAGAAGAATTCACTTACGCACCGACAATATCTTTAGATATAACAAGAATTTTGCCGGATTTTGGTGATCACCACATGGAGGCAATCAAGCAGTTAACCAATTCAAACATTTCGCAAGCGCAACCTACCAACAATTGGCCAAAAAACGAGGCGACCATTTCGCTAATGCAGCTAGAAGAAAAGGCACGGACTCTTGCAGAACACCACAAAACCAG GCACCCCTCCACCAACATGGGACCAGCCACTCCAAGGACCAGCATCCAACCGATCAACCAGCAACGGTGGCCATCAATCAAAGACTCCCTAAGCTAA